The genomic region atacggctaagaataagagataaaagtaacaagtaattaaagagcagcagtaaaataacaatagcgagactatatacagttggGAAGCGATACAgattcaatgtgcgggggcaccggttagttgaggtagtatgtacatgtaggtagagttattaaagtgactatgcatagatgacaacagagagtagcagtggtgtaaagagggggagcggggggggggggggaatttgcaggaaacttggccccagtgatgtactgggacgaacgcactaccctctgttgcggtcggaggccgagcagttgccataccaggcagtgatgcaaccagtcaggatgctctcaatggtgcagctgtagaaccttttggggatctgaggacccatgccaaatcttttcagtctcctgagggggaataggttttgttgtgccctcttcacggctgtcttggtgtgcttggaccatgatagtttgttggtgatgtggacaccaaggaacttgaagccgtgcagtcatgagtgaacagggagtgcaggaggggaccgagcatgcacccctgaggggccctcgtgttgaggatcagcgtggcggatgtgttgttacctacccttaccacctgggggcggcctgtcaggaagttcaggatccagttgcagagggagatgtttagtcccagggtcagcttattgatgagctttgagggtactatggtgttgaatgctgagctgtagtcaatgaaaagcattctcacagaggtgttccttttgtccaggtgggaaagggcagtatggagggcaatagagattgcatcatcatctgtggatatattggagctgtatgcaaattggagtgggtctagggattctgggatgatggtgttgatgtgagccatgaccagcctttcaatgcacttcatggccacagacgtgagtgctacgggtcggtagtcatttaggcaggttaccttagtgttcttgggcacaggcactgtggtggtctgcttaaaacatgttggtattacagactcagacagggagaggttgaaaatgtcagtgaagacactttccagttggtcagcacatgcccgcagtacacgtcctggtaatccgtctggccctgcggccttgtgaatgttgacctgtttcaaaggtcttactcacatcggctgcggagaacgtgatcacagagtcttccggaacagctggtgctctcaagcgtgtttcagtgttatttgcatagaagtagtttagctcgtctggtaggatcATGTCACTGGATCAATGGATCCAGTAGAGAAATGTTATGGTATGGTGATTCATGAATACATAGGCTAATTGCTCTGTGCCTTTCTGTTGACCCTAAACTCTGAGGTAATTGGCATTTTTTCAGAAAGTCAAATCACATACTTCAATTTCCTTTGTGAGACTAACAATTGTAAGAACGTGAGAGGAAAAGGGAacatttgagtgtgaaaaacatcCTACATTAACTTCCTGAACTGTCCCTGGGGTGGTGTGACCATGTTATAGGAATTGAGTGAAATTCAAATTTTTGGCAAACAGCTACTGTGATGTTAATGCTGGATATCAATTTATTAATTTAATTGAATGTGAATACATTGCTAACTTACTCTCATTTACTTACCACAGTGATACAATTGGAGGATACCACAGTGATACAATTGGAGGATACCACAGTGATACAATTGGAGGATACCACAGCTGATACCGCTTTGACCACACCGAAGCAACAGGAGGGAGCACATCCTTCTCCTTCAGGAGCGGCCtcatccccctctacctccctctctccagccatCATTCATCTTGTCCCCTCCACACAGTCCGCCCGGCCCACCTCTCATTctcgctcctctcttctctctctcagtagtttTTCTGATAGCccagaggaggtagaggtagaactACCCCAGTCCATGAGCAGCGCAATACTTATCACCTCAACCATTGTTCTTCTTCTGACCGCAATGGCCATTATCTTGTACTTTAGAACGTAAGTGTTTTTGCTACCTTTTCATTGTAAAGGGGGAAAAAACTAGATATGTAAGATCCCTTGAATTTAAAACCATTATTTAGATCAAGGTAATTCATTAAGCACAATTACTATAACATATACCTGTTGACATGGTCATGCATACATTATATTTATAGCAGAGGCAGAGTGACTTTAGGGATGTAAGTTGATAGGGTGTTAACTAATGTtcagcctgcaagtcacattttATTTTCCCTCTTTAAAAAGGAACAATGGCCTCAAGACTATTCTCCCCTGCTGGGATGGGGAGCAGCAGAAAGAGTACATTGAGACAAAGGAGTGTGCAGCACACACCTGTATGAAGGACACAAAGGAAGCCCAGACTGAGACTGAAGCTAAGGCTGAGCCTGAGGAGGATGTGTGCAAAGAGACAGCCAATGACATCAGTGTGAACATCAGTGATGAGACCAACGCAGATTCAGCATCAGAGACAGAACCTTGATGCTTTAGATTATGTACGACCAAAGATAAGGTCTGGCTGCTTTTTTAAAGTTGTGTTCCTTTTTTAAAGTTGTGTTCCTGCTTATGGAATTTATGTTGTTTAGTAGTTTGTATAAAGTGTGCATTAATGTTATTCAAATGCATTTATTTATAGCATGGGATGCCTTTCCAATTTTGCTTTAAAAAGTTATTTTATGTCtccttgttgttttgttgttcatGTTTACAATAGATTATTCTGGAGAGCGTCCTATATTTTAACCACTAGATGGCGATGTCATCAATGCAATTATTGCTGCAACGTGGATGAGTTGAGACTAGGACTAGTATAGTAGCTGAATTGAAAATGGTTTGTTATTTTCTGTTATACATATAATTGATTTTACGACTTCAGAAAAGGTTAGTCAGTATGCCAGGGCCACTGCTAACTACTGCATTTTAAACCATGTTTTTAAACTAATGCCAATCTTGAATTGATGCAATAAATTCAAACTTTTGTATCCCCTGCCTTGCAGTTATTTCTTAGCCTTTTTTGGAAATGTGGCAGACTAATGCCATGAGATTTGGGTTAATGTTCTAATAAACAATATATTCCATCATCTCACAGTTTTAAATTGCtgcatgacaacaacaaaaacggAATAATCCATGATTAAATATCGTTATTGATAACAAAAGTAACATAATTAAAAACAGGCTATTTTACAGCATTCTGTCAACCATTAATGAGCAAGAGGCGAGATAGAGCAGTATAACATCTTTGGACATCTTGTATCTCAGTGCAACTAGAGAAGAAGATGTGCTTTCTCATTTTTCCTCTCTTGTCCAAACGTTCACAATTCAATTGACTCAATGTTGCTTtatagatacagtacagtacgttatagatacagtacagtacgttatagatacagtacagtacgttATAGATACAGTTCATTCAAATTAAATATAGCATACTCTTGACCAATATAAATGCCTGTTTTCATTCAAATTGAAACAAAACATTCACACAAATGTCAAGCAAATATCATACAGTGCATACAAGTACAATGTATTGTACCTACAGTGTCCCACAACTGACTTCAGTGTCTTCCTTGGAACCTACTGCATGACATCCTGTAAAAACAAGCACACATGGAAAGGGACAGTGGAAATGTACCAGACTTCATTCATCACAGTGTTCCAGCTCCAGAGAAAAACACTCTTGTCAGGTTCTGTCAACAGCTGGGACCGCCCATCACTAAGGCATGATACAGTGAGTGTTGGACATCAAAATAGAAGTGGCCAGTGTTTTTTCTCCCAGACATTGCACTTGAAACCACACATATGTTGTAATATTACTGAACGGTGAGTAAGTGCTCTGCAGAGTGAGCCCGCCTTAGTGCAGAGGATGTTGCTGCACTGCAGAAGGAAACCTTTGTACTGTGGACCTACATCATTTAGACAC from Salvelinus fontinalis isolate EN_2023a chromosome 35, ASM2944872v1, whole genome shotgun sequence harbors:
- the LOC129834472 gene encoding lymphatic vessel endothelial hyaluronic acid receptor 1-like; the protein is MMQVWILSLLLPLTLSFSGLHVDPSKINAFPERQIAGVFLVSYTNNLNHFAYAFNASEAREVCWSLGVTMASNSQVEEAQRLGLETCRFGWIDEHFAVIPRIEASKTCGQNQTGVIKWRASVTKLFDVFCFNASVIQLEDTTVIQLEDTTVIQLEDTTADTALTTPKQQEGAHPSPSGAASSPSTSLSPAIIHLVPSTQSARPTSHSRSSLLSLSSFSDSPEEVEVELPQSMSSAILITSTIVLLLTAMAIILYFRTNNGLKTILPCWDGEQQKEYIETKECAAHTCMKDTKEAQTETEAKAEPEEDVCKETANDISVNISDETNADSASETEP